Proteins co-encoded in one Astatotilapia calliptera chromosome 18, fAstCal1.2, whole genome shotgun sequence genomic window:
- the inhbab gene encoding inhibin subunit beta Ab produces MKLMSWLLIDASPTISPAPRLQDSAVSSDCPSCSLPQLRRNSSSSGAQSDMVEAVKRHILNMLHLSARPNLTQPVPRAALLNAIKKLHVAHVAEDGSVEIQEEGQGTGNSAPPEPPSEIITFGEPGDGPNAVTFDISREGSGSSVVEQANVWIFLKMSKMNRLRSKVMLRLYRDDDDEDCVSEKMADTRRSGWHTLAIPRTVQNLLDGGNSPLRLRVSCPLCLEAGAAPILTPANGEPATGRDQSHRPFLMVALRAQEEVAKRRAKRALQCDGKIRICCKREFYVNFKDIGWSDWIIAPAGYHANYCEGDCPNHMASIGSSPLSFHSTVINHYRMRGYSPFQNIKSCCVPTRLRAMSMLYYNEEQKIIKKDIQNMIVEECGCS; encoded by the exons ATGAAGCTTATGT CATGGCTTCTCATCGATGCCTCTCCGACCATCTCTCCGGCACCACGGCTGCAGGACTCGGCGGTGTCCTCTGACTGTCCTTCGTGCTCTTTGCCTCAGCTGAGGAGGAACTCGTCTTCGTCCGGAGCTCAGAGTGACATGGTGGAGGCAGTGAAGCGTCACATTCTCAACATGCTGCACCTGAGCGCCCGGCCCAACCTGACACAGCCAGTTCCTCGTGCCGCTCTGCTCAACGCCATCAAGAAACTTCACGTGGCCCATGTGGCTGAAGACGGCAGTGTGGAGATCCAGGAGGAGGGCCAGGGCACAGGCAATTCAGCACCACCCGAACCGCCATCTGAAATAATCACCTTTGGAGAGCCAG GCGACGGGCCAAACGCGGTGACCTTTGACATTTCGAGGGAGGGCAGTGGCTCGTCTGTGGTGGAGCAGGCAAACGTTTGGATCTTcctgaaaatgtcaaagatGAACCGCCTGAGAAGCAAAGTGATGCTGCGGCTTTATCGTGACGATGATGACGAGGACTGTGTTTCAGAGAAGATGGCGGACACCCGTCGTAGTGGCTGGCACACCCTCGCCATTCCTCGCACTGTTCAGAATCTACTGGACGGCGGCAACAGTCCTCTTAGGTTACGGGTTTCCTGTCCTCTGTGTCTCGAAGCAGGTGCCGCTCCCATCCTGACGCCTGCAAACGGTGAACCGGCCACGGGACGAGATCAGTCACACCGGCCGTTCCTCATGGTGGCGCTTCGAGCTCAAGAGGAGGTGGCTAAGCGCCGAGCTAAACGAGCTCTGCAGTGCGATGGGAAAATACGCATCTGCTGCAAGCGAGAGTTTTACGTGAACTTTAAAGACATCGGCTGGAGTGACTGGATCATCGCTCCGGCTGGTTACCACGCCAACTACTGCGAAGGCGACTGTCCAAACCACATGGCAAGCATTGGAAGCTCACCGCTGTCTTTCCATTCAACGGTCATCAACCATTATCGCATGAGAGGCTACAGCCCATTTCAAAACATCAAGTCGTGCTGCGTGCCAACGAGGCTGCGAGCAATGTCAATGCTCTACTACAACGAAGAGCAGAAGATTATCAAGAAGGACATCCAGAATATGATCGTGGAGGAGTGCGGCTGCTCGTGA